The Zerene cesonia ecotype Mississippi chromosome 29, Zerene_cesonia_1.1, whole genome shotgun sequence genome includes a region encoding these proteins:
- the LOC119838039 gene encoding uncharacterized protein LOC119838039: protein MSDNDDVSASIAHIVLCCVAGQGLSRMHTRGFTHPGMHANFFIHGILGFLHYQSGKFNNDFKSAYAISYAASKYLALPCLNADLYRGDQSLSSIHLVSGLIPFTMALAGIDNVHLGNLVIACNIVSLCLYSHKYERIWGWYTAGSAVLAYFVTTSAAKRVSYPLCLALMEYCANRVFHIHFAAP from the exons atgagtGATAATGACGATGTTAGCGCGTCTATTGCGCATATTGTGTTGTGCTGTGTTGCCGGCCAAGGGCTTAGCCGCATGCATACCCGAGGTTTCACGCACCCGGGTATGCACGCAAACTTCTTCATACACGGAATATTGGGATTTTTACACTACCAAA GCGGGAAGTTCAACAATGATTTCAAATCAGCCTACGCTATCAGTTACGCGGCATCCAAATATTTAGCGCTACCATGTTTGAACGCTGATTTGTATCGTGGTGACCAGAGTTTGAGTAGTATCCATCTTGTCTCGGGTTTAATTCCATTCACTATGGCGTTGGCGGGAATTGACAATGTACATCTTGGAAATCTTGTAATTGCGTGTAATATCGTATCTTTGTGCTTGTATtctcataaatatgaaaggaTTTGGGGCTGGTATACAGCAGGCTCGGCGGTATTGGCTTATTTTGTGACCACGTCTGCAGCTAAACGCGTGTCGTATCCGTTATGTTTAGCGCTCATGGAGTATTGCGCGAATAGagtatttcatattcattttgCAGCGCCttga